The DNA region tcgtttcacttaacACCAACTTTTAACgatgttatttttttctgttaaatttggtgacggcgtgctaaattggcaagtcaacgaaaacattgttaattaattctaaagtcaatgaaaaatttgtgtttttttggtcaaccCTAAAGTTCATGTTTCTTTTGGCAATTCCTGAAAAGTTCAAgatttttttggccgaatttcAAAATTCATGAGACCACCAAACTCTGATAAGTTCAATGAGAGCACTGTGGTAGTGGATGCCATAGGAAATCCAAACTTCATGTTGTCCCATGCATCATATTATCCTTCCACCAAGGCCACCTACAAATTAAACCCATTACCAAAAGTTAGTGTTTTCTCTACCTCTCTCCTCTTCTATGGTTACCTTTTATTAACCAAAAAAGCCTTAACCAATGAAAAAGAACAACTGGAGAACGAGTATCTCAAAATTGGTCGATCATCTCTTCCTCCGATGATTTCTCTACCTCTCTCCTCTTCTATGGTTACTTTCTATTATTTAGGGTCTATAGTGttctattaatattttaatgttcaaCAGATTCGTGATAACTATATATCTTTCTTAGCTAAACATCATGGATCTGTTAAAAACCTAACCACAGTAAGTAAGTGATGCAGCAGCATTGTAGCTTAAACGTCAAGTTTCCTTTTTCTagttatttcctttttacttaaGGTTTATGTTTTGCCTTTTCTATTAGGTTAAGGATTTTAATGACGGTTTAAGAGTTCTATATAAAGAACTCTCCTATGGCTTTTGTAAGACAGACTTggattaataaaaatattggttTTCTTAAGAGCTTTCACAAGCACTGCGAAGAGTATTCGCAACCCTAAAGAGTTCTAACGAACACTGCGAAGAGTATTCGCGCCCTCTTATCCCGTTTTTGAAGTTATCTTCAAAAACACGTTATTGGCTTCTCGATCAAACCCTTGATCTTGAAGTTACATAGCTTCCGCTCTttatcagttggtatcagattCAGTACGTTTCTGGATTTCTTCTTTCGTTATCATGGCAAAGAAAACGGGAGAAGGAGCTATTAGCATGACAGATTTGCGAGACCTACTCGTCGAGATGCAAACGACGTCACAAGTACAAAGCGATACGATCTCTACTGCCTTAGCTGCGGTAACAGAACAACTCGCGACTCTAACGACGGTCTTAACAACTCGCTTGGTCCCTCCAGCCCAGCCGGTCGTTCACGACCCACTCCAACCCGCGCACCTTCCTCCTCCGGCACCAATTCTCCAGCATCATCAACCCCAACCAGCCGTTCATGCTCCGCCACCACCCGTCCAACATCTTCCTCCACAACGCCAaatacaacaacagcttccacCTATTCCTCCTCCTAGACATCAACAACATCGAATGCACCATCAATACCAATTTGGTGATGCTCGCGCTCATGATATAtacgaggaagaggaagaagatcatCGACGAGTTTATCGGGAGGACTTACGTCAACGGGATAATCATCGCTGGGAGAACAGTTTCAAAGTTGATATACCAGAGTTTCACGGAGGCCTTAAAGGTGATGATCTCATTGATTGGTTAATCGCCGTCGAAGAAATCCTCGACTTTAAACAGGTTCCTCCTGCCCGGCAAGTATCTCTTGTTGCGATGCGTTTTCGTGGACACGCTGCGACATGGTGGAAACAACTAAAAACAACTCGTTCTCGCACCGGTAAAGCTCCTATCCTGTCATGGGATAAGCTGACTAAACATCTGCGACAAACTTTCTTGCCACACAACTACGAACGTACCATGTACACAAGATTGCAGAATCTTCGTCAAGGGTCGCGGACCGTAGATGAATACGCAGAAGAGTTTGCTTTGTTATTAACTCGAAACGAGATTAATGACAGTCAAGTTCAGTTAGTGTCTCGCTTCATTGGGGGCTTACGTCCGCAGCTTCAGACTTCAATGGCACAGTTTGACCCATCCACGGTCGGGGAAGCACATCGTCGTGCAGCCTCTTTTGAACAACAATCACGGTCATCTACTTGGTCCCCTTCCTCAAATCGAGATCGAACACAAGAGAAAGAACCGTCGGGAAGCACAACACCTTCAACCACAACGAAGGAAACAGGTGATGCTTCAAGTTCAACGACACAACCAGCAGCTCAAGATGAGCAACAATTGCGTCGCTCCACACGACCGACCACCTTACGCTGTTACTCTTGCGGTGAGCCAGGACACAGGATAAACGCGTGCCCTCATACCAATCGTCGGGGACTATTACTCGATGACTCTTTTATAGACCAGGAAGTTTATGATTCTCAAGAGGACAACGACAAAGACATGAACGTGGTTCATCACACCAAAGGCGACACTGGTCATATGCTTATCCTCCGACGATCGTGTTTACCTCCTTTACATCATGGTGATAATACGGCTCCAGATTCGTGGTCGAATCTTTCCAACCCGGCGGGACCTGATGCAGCAGCATTGTAGCTTAAACGTCAAGTTTCCTTTTTCTagttatttcctttttacttaaGGTTTATGTTTTGCCTTTTCTATTAGGTTAAGGATTTTAATGACGGTTTAAGAGTTCTATATAAAGAACTCTCCTATGGCTTTTGTAAGACAGACTTggattaataaaaatattggttTTCTTAAGAGCTTTCACAAGCACTGCGAAGAGTATTCGCAATCCTAAAGAGTTCTAACGAACACTGCGAAGAGTATTCGCGCCCTCTTATCCCGTTTTTGAAGTTATCTTCAAAAACACGTTATTGGCTTCTCGATCAAACCCTTGATCTTGAAGTTACATAGCTTCCGCTCTCTATCAGTAAGTTTAGTGGCTATAGTAACTTTCTTAAGAGTAAGACTTTTGGTTGCGTTTAATATATGGTGATATCAAGGCATGCACAGCAATAATGCTAGTAAGATATTAATGTTTTGCAAATCTAGGTCAGAGTGGTCCGTTTTCGGACCGTTGTGCCTTGAGATTGTTTTCGTTACAACGTTTCCataaataaattaagtttaaacACGAGACTCTTTAAACACAAGTGGCTTTTAAAAACTAGCGACAACTGATCAAGCATTTACTATAAGAAAAGCTTATTATCAGCTGAACGAATCTCAACggtaaaaatcattaattgtaaTTTTATCAACGCGTTGATAGATTATTTTTTAAGGCGTGGTGAGTGTTGACACAGAATAAGTAACAACTCGACGTCGATAGCTTCATTTGAATGAATCAGGAAATGAGGCTGGTCTGGCGAATTTGGCTCGCCACAAGCAGCAACCGTCGAACACAAGTTACACAACCTGAGAAAGATGTGATGATGGTGCTTGGAAAAAGGAGGAATAGGAAGGGTCATTGAAGATACAAATGGTCAATCTTGTTAAGTTTGGTGCCATCGGTATAAGCTATCTGGCATGTTAAATAATTCgagaaaatacataataatgGTGACAAATAATTGAACAAATTGTCAAATATATTACGACCACTAAAAGCGATATCGAACTTCTAATATTAAGTCGGTTACTAGTAAAAACCTGCCCCTGATACACCTTTTACTTATTccttaaaaattataattagtttCTATGGTGGTCCCGATCCGaacttatttatttgaataaccGATAACCATGTTATAGTTGAAGAGTTGAACCAATGACTCGAGATGTATATGATTAGTAACGTTGTTTACTTGTTGAATTTATGAATCTATGATGCACATTGCACCATATAGTCCCATATCAATCAAGTTCTATATATaagtatatctatatatatgtatgccgctaaaaataaaattcttaacaTGGTAACGGCTTCTTTGAAATGGCCCGAACCGCTTATTCATATCACTCGATCAAATCAATCATCGGTATGCATATTCATAcagataaatattaaatcatatctCATACGTATTATATACGTTATGGATTGTTATTAAGACTCAACATTGCGAACGAACATATGGTTCTGCATTAACAGCTAAGCAAGTCTGAATCCACAGACAGTTTCTGATGATTATTATTCTATAATCCAGAAGCAATCTACGCGTTTCTAAAGTATCCCAAACGAGCTGACTTCGCATTAAGtcttatattaaattgatatagAGTAGAGTAAGAACAATAACAACATTTTATTGTAAATGTTAATAAAAGACCTACCTCATCCTCATTCATAATCAACacactctatatatataaaccactaaacccaaacttttttatcacactaaacaaaacaaattccTAGTAACAATGGAATCTCGTTTGCTCTTTCTCATTGCAGTATTATTCTTTCTTCAATCACTCCTTGTTGCTTCTCAGAACCTATCAAACTCTTCAACAATCTGCAAAACGACGCCGGATCCAAAATACTGCAGATCTGTTTTCCCACACAGCCAAGGCAATGTTCAACAATACAGCCGTTTCTCAATCCGCAAATCGCTATCGCAGTCGCGGAAGTTCATTCGTACggttgataaatatttaaaacgcAACGCTCATATAAGTCAACCCACCGTTATCAGAGCTCTCCAAGACTGCCGTTTCCTCGCCGGTCTAACCATGGATTACCTCTTAGCGTCGTTTCAAACAGTTAACGTCACGTCAGCGAAATCATCCTCATCCTTCAAAACGTTATCGTTTACAAAGGCTGAAGATGTCCAAACGCTTCTTTCCGCAGCTTTAACTAACGAGCAGACATGTCTGGAGGGACTCACCACCGCCGCTTCATCTTCCGCCACGTGGGCAGTACGAAACGGAGTTGCTTTGCCTCTAGTCAACGACACGAAGCTCTTTAGTGTTTCACTCGCTCTCTTCACTAAAGGATGGGtcccaaagaagaagaaacgggCCGGGCTTGATTGGGCACACCCAAGATACGGATCATCTACCCACACCAAACCATTCCGTCTGTTCCGTAACGGAGCTCTACCGTTGAAAATGACAGAACGAACGAAAGCCGTATACGAATCTCTAAGCAGGCGAAAACTCGCCGACGGAGACGACGGAAGCATGGTGTTGGTAAGCGATATAGTCACCGTGAGTCAAGACGGAACCGGAACCTTTACCAATATCACGGCGGCCGTCGCGGCTGCTCCGAATAACACCGACGGAAGCGGCGGGTTCTTCTTGATTTACGTGACGGCGGGGATCTACGAGGAATACGTTTCTATCGCAAAGAACAAAAAGTATATGATGATGATCGGCGACGGCATTAATCAGACGGTGATTACGGGGAATAGAAGCGTCGTAGACGGTTGGACAACTTTCAATTCCGCCACCTTTGGTACGTCACACATCACGTGCTATTAATAATAATGTCTCTATAgtatatttctataatattttaatatctagAGCACGTCAATAGATCCCTTTAATTATTGCATGTACAAACTATAAGTTAAAAAGTTAGATTCAAAGTGGTAATAGGAGACAAGATGCATTAATAATACCGACGTCAATAGCTCCCTTTAATTGTTGCATGTACAACTATAAGTTAAAAAGTTAGATTTAAAGTGGTGAATAGGAGACAAGATGCATTAATAATACCGACTGTACTACTAACaaccatttcatttttttttttttgtaacaccaaccatttcattttatttatagtaTTATATGGAGTACTGGCGAGATGCATGCATGCATTATGTTTTTGTATTCAATTAATGATAATCTTGCACATGATTTTTCAGCTGTGACTGCACCGAACTTCGTTGCGGTGAACATGACTTTCCGGAACACGGCCGGACCGGAGAAGCACCAGGCGGTTGCGTTACGGAGCGGTGCAGACTTCTCAGTCTTCTATAGTTGTAGTTTCGAGGCCTATCAAGATACGCTCTACACGCACTCTCTAAGACAGTTTTATAGAGAATGCGATGTCTACGGAACGGTCGATTTTATATTTGGAAACGCAGCTGTTGTGTTTCAGAACTGCAATCTCTATCCGAGAAAACCGATGCCCAACCAGTTCAATGCAATCACTGCACAAGGCCGGTCTGATCCGAACCAGAACACTGGTACATCGATCCAAAACTGTACGATTAAACCAGCGGATGATCTTGTTCTTAGTAACTATACGATTGAAACGTATTTGGGTCGACCGTGGAAGAATTATTCCCGGACGGTTATCATGCAATCGTACATTGATGGTTTTGTCGAACCGGTTGGATGGAGAGAATGGAACGGCGATTTTGCATTAAGTACGTTATACTACGCGGAGTATAACAATACAGGACCTGGTTCAAACACTACAGCTCGTGTTACATGGCCCGGTTATCACATGATTAATTCGACTGATGCAGCTAATTTTACAGTCACTGGTTTGTTTCTTGAAGATGATTGGATTTGGAAGACCGGAGTGCCTTACACCAGCGATTTGATTTcataacagtttttttttgttactcttaattatttctttttattaatttgatttgaaTTAAGAAAACAGATGTATTCTTTACGTTGGAACTGTAACAAACCGAAAACCAAGCTCAACGCGAAACAAGTGTAGAGCTTTAGTAATGCAACTGTAAACAATTTATGCCCAAACATGAAATTAGTATCTAAGTTAAAATTCCATACACTCTTCAATGAAACGGCATCGTTTGGACGCTTTGTAACACAGACAACACTAATCTAGTAAAATCTCTACCGTTCATTCCTTCCTTTTAACACCCTTTGTCGTTTTCTACTTATAAATAAACACAAGACGTTCTGACACCAACattccctatatattaattgagaaacatttgaaaaattgtaacctcaattttgtaataattaaaaaaacccCATTGCTTAGTTATCACTCAATTAGATAGTCAATtacattcaattgaaaaataagtaggtccacattcgatttttatatgttgctAGATACATTCATTTgtcaaactatatgatatgatgatatgatatgatatttataatagaagcatttatgattgttccgctaaatataattactattttattttatttccttaaataaaacctacggaacTACcataatgactaatatatatatgacaattaatgtttctaataataaagatttgataataatttatatctcctccatcattttttgtttcattttatattattaaaataaattaaataatcgaattagctataaaattaaaatttagattttttcgtatatgttatattttgaattttaaaaaatgacaataaatgactaaaactattaaaattattatgttaaaaattaatgatcaatggtttaacacttttattataaaaagatacacatgattttaaactcacattcaatttttatatgtcgctagatacattcgatttttatatgtcgctagatacattctttggtcaaactatatgatatgatatgatatttacgatagaagcatttatgattgttccgctagatataattactattttcttttctttccttaaataaaacctacgagattaccataaatgactaatatatatatatgataattaatgtatctaataatatatatttgataacaatttatatctcctccattattttttgtttaattttatattattaaaataaattaaacaatcgaattagctataaaattaaaatttagatttttcgtatatgttatatttcaaattttaaaaaatgacaataaatgactaaaactattaaactattatgctaaaaattaatgatcaatggtttgacacttttattataagaagatacacatgattttaaaaccatatgagtaaaaagtatcatttaataataaaacaaataaatatatagattaaactatataccatataagattacataaatattttaatttcaaaactttcaatgagttttcaagaacatttataaattataaacttattaaatttttcacattgaaaattttgttatcaatgatttaaatattttgttataaaacgatataaatgatcatagaaccgtatgattgtgaagtttcatttaataaataactatataaaatatattattcttagaaaagtaaattggtccatcttaacttatattacactttttattaaactaactatcgaattgataaataatgtacaaaaacaatctcgcactttccttaaataaaagctatgaaattacctaatataattaatgtatatatgaaaattaattattatgaatagtgaatatttgatagcaatttttgtatcttagtttttttttattttatattattaaaaaatgttaaaaatcacattaactatataataaaaacatttagattttttcttatatgttatttttttgaatttttcaaaacgtttataaatt from Raphanus sativus cultivar WK10039 chromosome 8, ASM80110v3, whole genome shotgun sequence includes:
- the LOC108822174 gene encoding probable pectinesterase/pectinesterase inhibitor 7; the protein is MESRLLFLIAVLFFLQSLLVASQNLSNSSTICKTTPDPKYCRSVFPHSQGNVQQYSRFSIRKSLSQSRKFIRTVDKYLKRNAHISQPTVIRALQDCRFLAGLTMDYLLASFQTVNVTSAKSSSSFKTLSFTKAEDVQTLLSAALTNEQTCLEGLTTAASSSATWAVRNGVALPLVNDTKLFSVSLALFTKGWVPKKKKRAGLDWAHPRYGSSTHTKPFRLFRNGALPLKMTERTKAVYESLSRRKLADGDDGSMVLVSDIVTVSQDGTGTFTNITAAVAAAPNNTDGSGGFFLIYVTAGIYEEYVSIAKNKKYMMMIGDGINQTVITGNRSVVDGWTTFNSATFAVTAPNFVAVNMTFRNTAGPEKHQAVALRSGADFSVFYSCSFEAYQDTLYTHSLRQFYRECDVYGTVDFIFGNAAVVFQNCNLYPRKPMPNQFNAITAQGRSDPNQNTGTSIQNCTIKPADDLVLSNYTIETYLGRPWKNYSRTVIMQSYIDGFVEPVGWREWNGDFALSTLYYAEYNNTGPGSNTTARVTWPGYHMINSTDAANFTVTGLFLEDDWIWKTGVPYTSDLIS